In Haloarchaeobius litoreus, the following are encoded in one genomic region:
- a CDS encoding CBS domain-containing protein: protein MERDVSIRDVTAREFVGVSESDSVRSTVRLMHEEDVGSVLVMRGRTPVGIMTERDILEMVAEGRDPESTAVEDLMTKPVITMGASRPLADAAETMSREEIRNVVVTDDTDDEEIVGVLTERDVIEAASTLQASRSLTSGAAPEGVATAASAVESEASVTEDGYGTQGVCELCGALADSLHDSNGQLICSDCRQV, encoded by the coding sequence ATGGAACGCGACGTGTCGATTCGTGACGTGACCGCGCGAGAGTTCGTCGGCGTCAGCGAGTCCGATTCGGTGCGCAGCACCGTCCGGCTCATGCACGAGGAGGACGTCGGGAGCGTCCTCGTCATGCGGGGACGCACTCCCGTCGGAATCATGACCGAACGGGACATCCTCGAGATGGTCGCGGAGGGGCGGGACCCCGAATCCACCGCGGTCGAGGACCTGATGACGAAGCCGGTCATCACGATGGGCGCGAGCCGACCGCTCGCCGACGCGGCTGAGACGATGTCCCGAGAGGAGATACGCAACGTCGTCGTGACCGACGACACCGACGACGAGGAGATCGTCGGTGTGCTCACGGAACGCGACGTAATCGAGGCCGCGAGCACGCTCCAGGCCTCGCGTTCGCTCACCTCGGGGGCAGCCCCGGAGGGGGTCGCGACCGCCGCCTCGGCGGTCGAAAGCGAAGCGAGCGTCACGGAGGACGGATACGGCACACAGGGGGTCTGCGAGCTCTGTGGCGCGTTAGCGGACTCCTTACACGACTCGAACGGACAGTTAATCTGCTCTGATTGCCGACAGGTCTAA